Proteins from one Penaeus vannamei isolate JL-2024 chromosome 8, ASM4276789v1, whole genome shotgun sequence genomic window:
- the LOC138862425 gene encoding aspartate and glycine-rich protein-like isoform X3 translates to MKSLVLFTIVGLVAADRLNGFNGNGNGYVAPTNGFNGNGNGNGNGYSAPTNGFNGNGNGNGNGNGNGYSAPTNGFNGNGNGNGNGNGNGYSAPTNGFNGNGNGNGNGNGYSAPTNGFNGNGNGFGAPAPRNGYAPPSNTYGTPNGAYGVDPEIAALAENIPGGGVPGEDYPILASVPDTGFSCDAQAVQGYYADTAAEAGCQVFHICQDRALRRQQDSFLCPNGTIFNQQYLVCDWWFNVDCSQAESFYSVNELIGVVPDAGYAYAAATNGLLNGNGNGYGSNGNGGNGNGRNGANGYGSNGNGRNGNGNGSNGNGNGYGSNGNGSNGNGRNGNGKNGSNGYGSNGNGSNGNGSNGNGNGYGSNGNGRNGNGKNGSNGYGSNGNGGNGNGRNGANGYGSNGNGRNGNGNGSNGNGNGYGSNGNGNGSNGNGSNGNGYGAPAAPSNSYGAPF, encoded by the exons ATGAAGTCACTGGTTCTATTCA caatcGTCGGGCTCGTCGCGGCAGACCGCCTCAACGGATTCAACGGAAATGGCAACGGCTATGTAGCCCCCACCAACGGATTCAACGGAAACGGAAACGGTAATGGTAACGGGTATTCGGCACCTACCAACGGGTTCAACGGAAACGGGAATGGAAACGGaaacggtaatggtaacggatATTCGGCACCCACCAACGGGTTCAACGGAAACGGGAATGGAAACGGaaacggtaatggtaacggatATTCGGCACCCACCAACGGATTCAACGGAAACGGGAACGGAAACGGTAATGGCAACGGGTATTCGGCACCCACCAACGGCTTCAACGGAAACGGAAACGGCTTCGGAGCCCCTGCCCCTCGCAACGGCTATGCGCCACCAAGCAACACCTATGGCACGCCCAACGGCGCCTACGGAGTAGACCCTGAGATCGCCGCTTTGGCCGAGAACATTCCAGGGGGCGGCGTCCCCGGCGAGGACTACCCCATCTTGGCTTCCGTGCCCGACACCGGCTTCTCCTGCGATGCCCAGGCGGTGCAAGGTTATTACGCCGACACTGCAGCTGAAGCCGGCTGCCAGGTGTTCCATATCTGCCAGGACCGCGCCCTCAGGCGCCAACAGGACTCCTTCCTGTGCCCCAACGGTACCATCTTCAACCAGCAGTACCTGGTATGTGACTGGTGGTTCAACGTGGACTGTTCTCAAGCTGAGAGCTTCTACTCCGTCAACGAGCTCATCGGAGTCGTTCCCGACGCCGGTTATGCTTATGCTGCCGCCACCAACGGCCTCCTCAACGGAAACGGAAACGGATATGGATCCAATGGCAACGGAGGGAACGGAAACGGAAGGAACGGAGCTAACGGATACGGTTCCAATGGCAACGGAAGGAACGGCAACGGTAATGGATCCAACGGAAACGGAAACGGCTACGGATCTAACGGCAATGGATCTAACGGAAACGGAAGAAACGGCAACGGCAAGAACGGAAGCAACGGCTACGGCTCCAACGGTAACGGAAGCAACGGTAATGGATCCAACGGCAACGGAAATGGCTACGGATCCAACGGAAACGGAAGAAACGGCAACGGCAAGAACGGAAGCAACGGCTATGGCTCCAACGGCAACGGAGGGAACGGAAACGGAAGGAACGGAGCTAACGGATACGGTTCCAATGGCAACGGAAGGAACGGCAACGGTAATGGATCCAATGGCAACGGAAACGGCTACGGATCCAACGGCAACGGTAATGGATCCAACGGAAACGGAAGCAACGGCAACGGTTACGGCGCGCCCGCCGCTCCCTCCAACTCCTACGGCGCTCCTTTCTAA